GCGCGCACCGCCGTCGTGGAGCCGGGCATCGTGCTCGACGTGCTCAACGCGCGCCTAAGCGAGGAGGCCGGGCTGATCTTCGGCCCCAAGCCCTCCACGCACGGCCAGTGCGCCATCGGCGGCATGATCGGCAACAACTCCTGCGGCTCCACCGCGCAGGCCTACGGCAAGACCGTGGACAACGTGGTGCGGCTGGAGGTTCTCACCTACGACGGGTGCCGGATGTGGGTCGGGGCGACCTCGGAGGAGGAGTGCGAGCGCATCATCGCGGCCGGCGGGCGCCGCGCCGAGATCTACCGCGGCCTGCGCGAGCTGCGCGACCGCCACGCCATGGCCGTGCGGCGCCGGTTCCCCGACATCCCGCGCAGGGTGTCGGGCTACAACCTCGACTCGCTGCTGCCGGAGAACGGCTTCGACCTGGCCGGAGCGCTCGTCGGCTCCGAGGGCACCCTGGTGACGGTGCTGCGCGCGGAGCTGCGGCTGGTCTCCGAACCCGCGGCCAAGGCGCTGGTGCTGTGCGGCTACCCCGACATCTTCACCGCGGCCGACGCCGTCCCCGAGGTCGCCGAGCACCGGCCGTTCGCGCTGGAGGGGATGGACGACAAGCTGATCGGCTACGAGCGGCGCAAGCACCTCAACCCCGAGGCGCTGAAGTGGCTGCCCGAGGGCTCGGGGTGGCTGATGGTGCAGTTCGGCGGCGACGACCGGGACGAGGCGTGCGAGCAGGCGCGCGGGTTCATGGACGCCGTCTCCGGCTCCGAGCACGCGCCGACCACGCGGTTCTACGACGATCCGGCCGAACAGGAGCAGTTGTGGCAGGTGCGCGAGGCGGGGCTGGGCGCGACGGCCCGCGTCCCCGCTGAGGCCGACACCTGGGAGGGCTGGGAGGACTCCGCCGTCCCGCCGGAGAGGTTCGGCGACTACCTGCGGGACCTGCACGCGCTGATGGAGGAGTTCGACTACGCCGAGAGGTCCTCGCTGTACGGGCACTTCGGGCACGGCTGCCTGCACACGCGCATCCCCTTCGACCTGATCACGACGGAGGGGATCGCGAACTACCGCGCCTTCGTCGAGCGCGCCGCCGACCTGGTGGTGTCCTACGGCGGCTCGTTCTCCGGCGAGCACGGCGACGGGCAGTCGCGCGCCGAGCTGTGGCCGAAGATGTTCGGCGAGGAGCTCATGCCGGCCTTCGCCGAGTTCAAGCGGATCTTCGACCCCAAGGACCGGATGAACCCCGGCAAGCTCATCGCCCCCGACGGCGACGGACCGAACCGGCTCGACGAGAACCTGCGGCTGGGCACCGACTACCGGCCCGCGACCCCCGACACCTACTTCGGCTACCCCCACGACGACGGCAGCGTGGCCAGGGCCGCGCTGCGCTGCGTGAGCGTGGGCAAGTGCCGCCAGGAGAGCGGCGGGGTGATGTGCCCCAGCTACCGCGTCACCCGCGAGGAGGAGCACTCCACCCGCGGCCGGGCCCGGCTGCTGTTCGAGATGCTGCGGGGCGACGCGATCGGCGACGGCTGGCGCTCCCGCGAGGTCAACGACGCCCTGGACCTGTGCCTGGCCTGCAAGGGATGCAAGACCGACTGCCCCGTCAACGTCGACATGGCCACCTACAAGGCGGAGTTCCTGGCCCATCACTACGCCGGCCGGCTGCGGCCCGCCGCGCACTACGCGATGGGCTGGCTCCCGGTGTGGGCCAGGGCCGCGTCCCTGGCCCCGGGCGCGGTCAACGCGCTGAGCGGCCGACCGTCCCTGGCCCGCGCCGGCAAGCGGATCGGCGGCGTGGCGCGGGAGCGGCCGATACCGGCGTTCTCCCCGGTGCGCTTCAGCGACGCCTTCCGCAGGCGCGGCCCGCGGGGCGACGGCGAGCGGGGCGAGGTCGTCCTGTGGCCCGACACCTTCACCGACAACTTCCATCCGGCGGTCGGCGCCGCGGCCGTGCGCATCCTGGAGTCGGCGGGGTTCCGGGTCCGGGTGCCGCGGCGGACCCTGTGCTGCGGGCTGACCTGGATCTCCACCGGCCAGCTCGGCACGGCGCGCAGGGTGCTGCAGCGCACCGTCACCGCGTTGCGCGACGACATCCGATCCGGGACCCCGATCGTGGGGCTGGAGCCGTCGTGCACGTCGGTCTTCCGCGCCGACGCCCCCGAATTGTTCCCGCACGACCGGGACGTCGACCGGCTGCGGAACCAGACGTTCACCCTGGCCGAGTTCCTCAACCGGCGCGCGCCCGACTGGGAGCCGCCGCGACTGGAGCGCGCCGCCGTCGCCCAGCCGCACTGCCACCAGCACGCCGTCCTGGGCTTCGACGAGGACGCCGCACTGCTGGAGCGCACGGGGGCGCAGGTGGACGTGCTCGACGCCGGCTGCTGCGGCCTGGCCGGCAACTTCGGCTTCGAGGACGGCCACTACGCGGTGTCGATGGCCTGCGCCGAGGACGGGCTGCTGCCGGCCGTGCGCGGGGCGGATCCCGAGGCGTTCGTGCTGGCCGACGGGTTCAGCTGCCGCACCCAGATCGAGCACGCCGGCGTCGGCCGCGAGGCGGTGCACCTCGCCGAGGCCCTCGACCTGGCGCTGCGGGGGGCGGCGCCGCGGCGCGCCCCCGAGCGGGCGGCGACCCGGTTCGCGCCGCCGCGCCGGGCGCCCCGCTACGACCTGCAGGAGCTGCGCGAGGAGGCGATGGAGGCCGGCCGCCCCCGGCGCAGCGGGACGCACACCGGCCGGGCGCACTCGTGAGCGCCCCCGCGGACCCGGCGGTCGCCGGGCTGGAGACGGCCGTCTACACCGTGCCCACCGACCGCCCCTCGGGAGACGGCACACTGACCTGGGACTCCACCACGATGGTGCTGGTCCGCGCGACGGGCGGCGGACTGGAGGGGCTGGGCTGGACCTACGGCCCGCCCGCCTGCGCCTCGATCGTGCGCGATCTGCTCGTCCCGCACGTCGAGGGCCGCCCTGCGCTGGACGTGCCGGCCGCGCTGGAGGCCATGGTGCGCGCCGTGCGCAACGCCGGGCGGCCCGGCGCGGCCGGCTATGCCGTCTCCGCCGTCGAGACCGCGCTGTGGGACCTGAAGGCGCGTCTGCTCGGCCTGCCGCTGCACCGGCTGCTCGGCGCCGTGCGCGACGCCGCTCCGCTGTACGGCAGCGGCGGCCTGACCACCTACGACGACGCCGACCTTCGCGCCCAGCTCGCCCGCTGGGTGCACGACGAGGGGTTCAAGCGGGTCAAGATCAAGATCGGGGAGTCGTGGGGGCGGCGCGAGGACCGCGACCTCGCGCGGCTGCGGCTGGCCCGCGAGGTCATCGGGCCAGGGGCCGAGCTCTACGCCGACGCCAACGGCGGCTACACCGCCAAGCAGGCGGTCCGCGTCGGGGGCCCGATGAGCGAGCTGGGCGTCCGCTGGTTCGAGGAACCCGTCTCCTCCGACGACCTCGCAGGGCTGCGGCTGGTCCGCGAGGCCCTGGCGATCGACGTGGCCGCCGGCGAGTACGGCTTCGACCTGCCCTACTTCCAGCGGATGTGCGCGGCCGGCTCGGTGGACTGCCTGCAGATCGACGTCACCCGCTGCGGCGGGATCCTGGAGTTCCAGCGCGCCGCCACCGTGGCGGCGGCCCACGGCCTGGAGGTGTCGGGACACTGCGCCCCGTTCCTGCACCGGCACGTCGCCATGGCCGTTCCCGGCCTGCGCCACCTGGAGTGGTTCCACGACCACGTGCGCATCGAGACCCTGTTCTTCGACGGCGCGGCTCCCCCGTCCGACGGCCGCCTGCGGCCCGACCCCGACCGCCCGGGCCACGGACTCGCCCTCAAGGCCGCCGACGCCGCCCCCTACCGCACCGGCTGAGGAGCCGGCCGCCCCGTCCGATCCCTTCCGGCCGCCGCACGTCAGTCCGCGGCGGCCTCGTCGCCGAGGAGCACGCGCCCGGTGCCGTCAACGCTCCACCAGGGGTTGTGGCAGATCTCCCAGATGACCCCGTTGGGGTCGGCGAAGTGGCCGTGGTAGCCGCCGAACGCGGCGCGCTGCGGCGGTTTGACCAGCTCGGCCCCTGCCCGCACCGCGGCCTCCAGCACCGCGTCGACCGCCTCGGGGCCGTCCACGTTGTGGGACAGCGTCACGCCCGCGATGCCGGTGTCGGAGACGGCGCCGGCGAGGTCCTCGCGGAACTTCCGGGCGTCGAAGAGCCCGAGGACCAGCCCGGGGGCCGTCTGGAAGAAGATGATCTCTCCGGCGACATCGGCCAGCGGCTCCCAGCCCAGTCCGTCGCGGTAGAAGGCGCGCGAGGCGTCGAGGTCCGGCGTCGCGAACGTGATGAAGTGAATCCGAGGGTCCATATCGGGAGTCTGGCATCGGAGGGCGCCCGACGCCTTGAACGAAACGGACGCCGCCGCGTACGTCCGCACCGCCGCCCGCACGCCCGGCCGGGAGCTCGGGAAGGCGCCTCAGATCGTTGGCGGGGGAAGGCGGGGACCGCCTCCAGGCCTTGGCCGGGCCCGTGGTGACCTGGTGGGGCTGTCGTCGGGCGCGAAGCGTCCGCCGGCGCGCCGACGGCAGCCTTCCCAGGTCATGCGGTGGTGCACGAAAGAACCGCGACCCCGGCTCTCCACTCCCGTCAACGACCTCAGGGGCCGACCGGT
This sequence is a window from Spinactinospora alkalitolerans. Protein-coding genes within it:
- a CDS encoding FAD-binding and (Fe-S)-binding domain-containing protein: MTVDLPAPTSHRDAPPLVDVDALIRDLTARVDGEIRFDTGSRAAYATTGSNYRQVPIGVVVPRTVEAGAEAVAVCREHDAPVLSRGGGTSLAGQCCNVAVVIDWTKYCNRVLEVDADARTAVVEPGIVLDVLNARLSEEAGLIFGPKPSTHGQCAIGGMIGNNSCGSTAQAYGKTVDNVVRLEVLTYDGCRMWVGATSEEECERIIAAGGRRAEIYRGLRELRDRHAMAVRRRFPDIPRRVSGYNLDSLLPENGFDLAGALVGSEGTLVTVLRAELRLVSEPAAKALVLCGYPDIFTAADAVPEVAEHRPFALEGMDDKLIGYERRKHLNPEALKWLPEGSGWLMVQFGGDDRDEACEQARGFMDAVSGSEHAPTTRFYDDPAEQEQLWQVREAGLGATARVPAEADTWEGWEDSAVPPERFGDYLRDLHALMEEFDYAERSSLYGHFGHGCLHTRIPFDLITTEGIANYRAFVERAADLVVSYGGSFSGEHGDGQSRAELWPKMFGEELMPAFAEFKRIFDPKDRMNPGKLIAPDGDGPNRLDENLRLGTDYRPATPDTYFGYPHDDGSVARAALRCVSVGKCRQESGGVMCPSYRVTREEEHSTRGRARLLFEMLRGDAIGDGWRSREVNDALDLCLACKGCKTDCPVNVDMATYKAEFLAHHYAGRLRPAAHYAMGWLPVWARAASLAPGAVNALSGRPSLARAGKRIGGVARERPIPAFSPVRFSDAFRRRGPRGDGERGEVVLWPDTFTDNFHPAVGAAAVRILESAGFRVRVPRRTLCCGLTWISTGQLGTARRVLQRTVTALRDDIRSGTPIVGLEPSCTSVFRADAPELFPHDRDVDRLRNQTFTLAEFLNRRAPDWEPPRLERAAVAQPHCHQHAVLGFDEDAALLERTGAQVDVLDAGCCGLAGNFGFEDGHYAVSMACAEDGLLPAVRGADPEAFVLADGFSCRTQIEHAGVGREAVHLAEALDLALRGAAPRRAPERAATRFAPPRRAPRYDLQELREEAMEAGRPRRSGTHTGRAHS
- a CDS encoding enolase C-terminal domain-like protein translates to MSAPADPAVAGLETAVYTVPTDRPSGDGTLTWDSTTMVLVRATGGGLEGLGWTYGPPACASIVRDLLVPHVEGRPALDVPAALEAMVRAVRNAGRPGAAGYAVSAVETALWDLKARLLGLPLHRLLGAVRDAAPLYGSGGLTTYDDADLRAQLARWVHDEGFKRVKIKIGESWGRREDRDLARLRLAREVIGPGAELYADANGGYTAKQAVRVGGPMSELGVRWFEEPVSSDDLAGLRLVREALAIDVAAGEYGFDLPYFQRMCAAGSVDCLQIDVTRCGGILEFQRAATVAAAHGLEVSGHCAPFLHRHVAMAVPGLRHLEWFHDHVRIETLFFDGAAPPSDGRLRPDPDRPGHGLALKAADAAPYRTG
- a CDS encoding VOC family protein translates to MDPRIHFITFATPDLDASRAFYRDGLGWEPLADVAGEIIFFQTAPGLVLGLFDARKFREDLAGAVSDTGIAGVTLSHNVDGPEAVDAVLEAAVRAGAELVKPPQRAAFGGYHGHFADPNGVIWEICHNPWWSVDGTGRVLLGDEAAAD